Proteins encoded together in one Impatiens glandulifera chromosome 1, dImpGla2.1, whole genome shotgun sequence window:
- the LOC124920558 gene encoding probable GTP diphosphokinase RSH3, chloroplastic, producing MGIPTIALYASPPSTVCSTPHPCQITSHSSHDFDFTARSSSSSSSPSSSAPHGGGLSSLFSSQPVKYAASTTYHTAGEDDRTDEFTCSFRYSSLGSSLKKDHSPVSVFQAPLSSSRSPPTRIGGRERNTVDVNLHASFRAGANNNNNNNNNNNNSLFNGLVPNALGSCVDYDSPTFQAHGDPFESDSTSVLVDDFPLFSMDDAFAESKDIQNSKDLLLDAQSRHTIFYDDFVVKAFYEAEKAHRGQVRASGEPYLQHCLETAVLLASIGATSTVVAAGLLHDTLDDSFMSYDHIFSNFGAGVAELVEGVSKLSHLSKLARDNNTACKTVEADRLHTMFLAMTDARAVLIKLADRLHNMKTLDALPLDKQERISKETLEIFAPLANRLGICSWKEQLENLCFRHLYPEQYRNLSSKLMKSYDEAAITCASEKLEGALKDEGISYHVLSGRHKSLYGIHAKMLKKKLTVDEVHDIHGLRLIVEKKEDCYRALKVIHQLWSEVPGKFKDYIDHPKFNGYQSLHTVVRGEGGMVPLEVQIRTKEMHEQAEIGFAAHWRYKEEGDEKHASFVLQMVEWARWVISWQCEAATTTTLTAAAAESACKFPSHEKDCRHTTYRHDCYPDGPIYVIIMENDKMSVEEFPAGCRLWDMLESSSGRGQGRFRWWWSPDGGGFPRKEELRPRLNSKPINDPSCKLMMGDVVELTPAIPDKSLTQYREEMQRMYDHHHNRRALSSSSSLLPPIALPPTTTTTSTVVMGWRT from the exons ATGGGTATTCCCACTATAGCTCTCTATGCTAGTCCTCCCAGCACCGTTTGCTCCACGCCACATCCTTGCCAAATCACTTCTCATTCATCCCACGATTTCGACTTCACCGCAaggtcctcctcctcctcctcctcccccTCGTCTTCGGCACCGCACGGTGGTGGTCTCTCATCTTTATTCTCCTCGCAGCCTGTCAAGTACGCCGCATCCACTACCTATCACACCGCCGGGGAAGATGACAGAACCGACGAATTTACCTGCTCCTTTCGCTATTCATCCTTGGGCTCGTCTCTTAAGAAAGATCACAGCCCAGTATCCGTCTTTCAGGCCCCCCTTTCTTCTTCCAGGAGTCCACCTACGAGGATAGGCGGCCGGGAAAGGAATACCGTTGATGTGAATCTTCACGCTTCTTTTCGGGCAGGggctaataataataataataataataataataataataatagtctGTTTAATGGCTTAGTTCCAAATGCATTAGGGTCTTGTGTTGATTATGACTCCCCAACATTTCAAGCACATGGGGATCCATTTGAATCAGATTCAACCTCTGTTTTGGTGGATGATTTTCCGTTGTTTAGCATGGACGATGCCTTTGCTGAGTCCAAAGACATACAAAACTCTAAGGATTTGCTTCTGGACGCACAATCCAGGCACACCATCTTCTATGATGATTTTGTTGTTAAGGCTTTCTATGAAGCTGAGAAAGCTCACAGGGGACAG GTGCGAGCAAGTGGGGAACCTTATTTACAGCATTGTTTGGAAACGGCTGTTTTACTTGCAAGTATCGGTGCTACCTCAACCGTAGTTGCTGCAGGCCTGTTACATGACACGCTTGATGATTCTTTCATGAGTTATGACCACATTTTCAGCAATTTTGGGGCTGGAGTTGCCGAACTTGTTGAAGGG GTATCTAAGCTGAGCCATCTGAGTAAACTTGCACGTGACAACAATACAGCTTGTAAAACAGTTGAGGCAGATAGGCTGCACACTATGTTCCTTGCTATGACAGATGCTAGGGCTGTTCTAATTAAGCTGGCTGATAGATTGCATAATATGAAGACCCTCGATGCATTACCTTTAGATAAACAAGAAAGGATTTCGAAAGAAACATTGGAAATCTTTGCTCCATTGGCTAATCGTTTGGGAATTTGTAGCTGGAAAGAGCAACTAGAAAACCTCTGTTTTCGACATCTCTATCCGGAGCAGTACAGGAACCTGTCGTCCAAACTTATGAAGTCCTACGATGAAGCAGCGATTACTTGTGCATCTGAGAAATTGGAAGGCGCCCTGAAAGATGAAGGCATTTCTTACCATGTCCTGTCGGGAAGGCACAAAAGTTTGTATGGCATCCATGCAAAAATGTTGAA AAAGAAGCTGACAGTGGATGAAGTCCATGATATTCACGGTCTAAGATTGATTGTTGAAAAGAAGGAAGACTGTTACAGGGCTCTGAAAGTTATTCATCAGTTATGGAGCGAGGTACCTGGGAAGTTCAAGGACTATATAGATCACCCTAAGTTCAATGG GTATCAGTCTCTGCACACGGTGGTTAGAGGAGAAGGCGGAATGGTCCCACTAGAAGTTCAGATAAGAACGAAAGAGATGCATGAACAAGCAGAAATAGGATTTGCAGCACACTGGAGATACAAAGAAGAAGGTGATGAGAAACATGCCTCGTTTGTGCTGCAAATGGTTGAATGGGCGCGATGGGTTATTTCATGGCAGTGCGAGGCGGCCACAACAACAACGTTAACAGCAGCAGCTGCAGAAAGTGCATGCAAGTTCCCTTCTCATGAGAAAGACTGTCGGCATACTACTTATAGACACGATTGCTATCCTGACGGGCCTATCTATGTCATCATAATGGAAAACGACAAG ATGTCGGTTGAGGAGTTCCCAGCAGGTTGTCGGTTGTGGGATATGTTGGAGAGTAGCAGCGGAAGGGGTCAAGGAAGATTCAGGTGGTGGTGGTCTCCAGATGGTGGGGGGTTTCCAAGAAAGGAAGAGCTGAGGCCGAGGTTGAATAGTAAACCCATTAATGATCCATCGTGCAAACTCATGATGGGTGATGTGGTTGAGCTCACACCAGCTATACCAGACAAGTCTTTAACCCAGTACAGGGAAGAGATGCAGCGGATGTATGATCATCATCATAATAGAAGagctctttcttcttcttcttcattgctTCCTCCTATTGCACTACCACCCACCACTACCACAACCAGTACCGTCGTCATGGGTTGGAGAACTTGA
- the LOC124918740 gene encoding formin-like protein 14 — protein MESHLLLTFSSSAILNFNIFFFLVFFSTIVWSQVENSGQQQVQQSPPPPPPPPPPPPPSPPPPSPPPPPSPPPPPFQPPPPPSPSPPFQPPPPPPPNSIPPPPPAPWVSSGSPPLSGSGHKGHPPSPNRNRSRSRSKSRSRSLPMNRGKIIGVVFLGVAGTLQVVVVSFLIVKRQHLLKNN, from the coding sequence ATGGAGTCTCACTTGTTGTTGACCTTCTCTTCTTCAGCTATTCTtaatttcaacattttcttcttcttggtttTTTTCTCGACAATCGTCTGGTCTCAGGTAGAAAATTCAGGCCAACAACAAGTTCAGCAGTCGCCTCCGCCCCCTCCTCCACCTCCGCCGCCTCCACCACCttcccctcctccaccttctcctccacctccaccttctcctccacctcctccttTTCAAccacctccacctccttctccttctcctccttttcaaccaccacctcctcctcctccaaatTCAATTCCTCCCCCACCGCCAGCGCCATGGGTCAGTAGTGGTTCACCGCCGTTGTCTGGGTCTGGGCACAAGGGACATCCGCCTAGCCCAAACAGAAACAGAAGCAGAAGCAGAAGCAAAAGCAGAAGCAGAAGCCTTCCAATGAATAGGGGGAAGATTATAGGGGTAGTGTTTTTGGGGGTTGCAGGGACCTTGCAGGTTGTGGTGGTTTCATTCTTAATAGTGAAGAGACAGCATTTGCTGAAGAACAACTAA
- the LOC124920559 gene encoding protein NODULATION SIGNALING PATHWAY 1, with protein sequence MEDESESNPNRDHILDWLEGSVQFLPSFMELDPSNNMIMSHLDDDPDSSWWLNACQDLDQDLLVNNNIKSSTNNSTTTVTATSASSNTPVTSTSSAADAHVIQLPPTTTTNNNNNNMISSHDLISKKRKSERKKKNDANKASDDQEYLMDKGAPTAKKPGASSYRRRTAKAAAASGADGSCGGREGRWAEQLLNPCASAITSWNPTRVQHLIYVLHELASPTGDANHRLAAHGLRALIQHLSPRSPPPLSMGPLGSSFSSTEPQVFQKSIMRFDEVSPWFGFPNKIANSSILQILSENNNKSRDLHILDIGVSHGVQWPTFLESLTRHPGGPPPLVRLTILIGGGGDHNDNDNIVPFAVAPMGHNYSSRLLGFAKSLKINLQINRIENQALHNLNTQLINLKPEDQETLIVCAQFRLHYLNHANPDARTEFLKLLRNLEPKGLILNENNMDCTCSNCCGGDFAAAFSRKAEYLWSFLDSTSAAFKGRETEERKVMEGEAAKALTGSHQMNQRKDKWCERTRRAGFVGKPFTEDTIDEARALLRKYDSNWEMKLDNDKDGCVGLCWKGHRVSFCSLWTTTSPSPNHQTPL encoded by the coding sequence atgGAAGATGAATCAGAATCCAACCCCAACAGGGATCACATCTTGGATTGGTTGGAAGGATCAGTGCAATTTCTTCCATCCTTCATGGAATTAGATCCTAGCAACAACATGATCATGTCCCACTTGGATGACGACCCTGACTCCTCCTGGTGGCTCAACGCATGCCAAGATCTCGATCAAGATTTGTTAGTCAACAACAACATCAAGAGTAGTACTAATAATTCCACCACCACTGTCACCGCCACCTCAGCTTCCAGCAACACACCCGTCACCTCCACCTCGTCAGCTGCTGATGCTCATGTCATCCAGTTGCctcccaccaccaccaccaacaacaacaacaacaacatgaTCAGTAGCCATGATCTAATATCCAAAAAGCGCAAGTctgagaggaagaagaagaacgacGCTAATAAGGCATCGGATGATCAAGAATATTTAATGGACAAGGGCGCCCCAACAGCTAAGAAACCTGGTGCTTCTTCTTATAGGAGAAGAACAGCCAAAGCGGCTGCGGCATCTGGGGCGGATGGAAGCTGTGGTGGCAGAGAAGGGAGATGGGCAGAGCAGCTACTGAACCCGTGTGCATCTGCCATCACTAGCTGGAATCCAACACGTGTGCAACATCTTATTTATGTCCTTCACGAGCTTGCCTCTCCCACAGGCGACGCTAACCACCGCCTGGCTGCTCACGGCCTCCGGGCTCTAATCCAACACTTGTCTCCCCGTTCACCGCCTCCTCTTTCCATGGGGCCCCTTGGGTCCTCCTTTTCCTCCACCGAACCTCAGGTATTCCAGAAATCAATCATGAGGTTCGACGAAGTTAGTCCCTGGTTTGGATTTCCCAACAAGATTGCCAACTCCTCAATCCTTCAAATCTTATCTGAGAACAACAACAAATCGCGGGATCTACATATTCTTGATATTGGCGTCTCTCATGGAGTTCAATGGCCCACCTTTCTAGAGTCATTGACTCGCCACCCGGGTGGTCCTCCGCCTCTTGTCCGCCTAACTATTCTCATTGGCGGTGGTGGTGACCACAACGACAATGACAATATTGTCCCGTTTGCGGTGGCTCCCATGGGACACAATTACTCATCCCGTCTGCTCGGTTTTGCCAAGTCTTTGAAGATTAACCTGCAGATCAATCGGATTGAAAACCAGGCATTACACAATCTAAATACCCAACTCATCAATTTAAAGCCCGAAGATCAAGAGACCTTGATAGTCTGCGCTCAATTCAGGCTCCATTATCTCAACCACGCAAACCCAGATGCCAGAACAGAGTTCctcaaactgttgaggaatTTGGAACCAAAAGGCCTCATCCTCAACGAGAACAACATGGACTGCACCTGCAGCAACTGCTGTGGGGGGGATTTTGCTGCCGCATTCTCCAGGAAGGCGGAGTATCTATGGAGCTTCCTGGATTCCACAAGTGCCGCATTCAAGGGGCGGGAGACGGAAGAAAGGAAAGTGATGGAGGGAGAGGCAGCAAAGGCATTGACCGGCTCCCACCAGATGAACCAACGGAAAGATAAATGGTGCGAGAGAACAAGGAGAGCCGGCTTTGTGGGGAAGCCATTCACGGAAGACACCATTGACGAAGCTAGAGCTCTGCTTAGGAAGTACGACAGTAACTGGGAGATGAAACTGGACAACGACAAAGACGGATGCGTGGGCTTATGCTGGAAAGGACACCGTGTTTCCTTTTGTTCTCTATGGACTACTACTTCTCCTTCACCAAATCATCAAACTCCTCTATAA